A region from the Lolium perenne isolate Kyuss_39 chromosome 4, Kyuss_2.0, whole genome shotgun sequence genome encodes:
- the LOC127347006 gene encoding receptor protein kinase TMK1-like: MAPPLSFLAASASLLAAAVPSRGSSARVHRAGGAATLGLILIFAACAVPAIAAYPDEQIMGVVAKALGADHALGWTNNTSPCVDGWIGVVCDQVGRVTAIYARNTGLNGTLPPDIGGLAALHELDLRDNSIRGELPNQYFLDLMRLRLDGNNFTSIPTGFLRFGTSLQIFTISNSSHLQSWELPRGPYGPLGFETTLQVYIADNAHLAGNLSLFLGSNNSFNSLNVLSLANNNLTGEVRATFASRTLTQLDLSHNMLTGPVSFLGNLRELEEIRLNGNGFTGPLPDFSGHWSLTLVDLAHNRLTGVVPASLVQLGGLRSVSIKHNLFQGAVPEFAGSVLTDIAEAASNESFCRPQPGPCDRRVQSFIAIAGGFRFPEDLAASWKGNDPCDRWLGIYCNKNGEITGVNFGHLKFNGTLHPAFGDLKSLMMIIVAGNNLTGTVPPSIAALPSLRIIDVSDNSLSGTMPTFRSGVMIWAGGNKNLTVAGASRLCITDPMRRFAAAAAAAIVVLVLA, from the coding sequence ATGGCGCCGCCTCTCTCCTTCCTTGCGGCCTCCGCTTCGCTCCTCGCCGCAGCCGTTCCTTCGCGTGGATCATCCGCGCGGGTGCACCGAGCAGGCGGCGCGGCGACTCTGGGCCTCATCTTGATCTTCGCCGCGTGCGCCGTTCCCGCGATCGCCGCCTACCCCGACGAGCAAATAATGGGTGTCGTCGCGAAGGCGCTCGGTGCCGACCATGCCCTGGGCTGGACCAACAACACCTCGCCGTGCGTCGACGGCTGGATCGGCGTGGTGTGCGACCAGGTCGGGAGGGTGACGGCCATCTACGCGCGCAACACAGGCCTCAACGGTACCTTGCCGCCGGACATTGGAGGTCTGGCCGCGCTGCACGAGCTCGACCTCCGTGACAACTCCATCAGGGGAGAACTTCCGAACCAGTACTTCCTCGACCTGATGCGGCTCCGGCTTGACGGCAATAATTTCACGTCCATCCCCACCGGCTTCTTGAGATTCGGGACGTCCCTGCAGATCTTCACCATCAGCAACAGTTCGCACCTCCAGAGCTGGGAGCTGCCTCGTGGCCCTTACGGCCCTCTCGGGTTCGAAACCACGCTCCAGGTGTACATCGCCGACAACGCCCACCTCGCCGGGAACCTCTCCCTTTTCCTCGGCAGCAACAACTCCTTCAACAGCCTCAACGTTCTGTCCCTGGCGAACAACAACCTCACTGGCGAGGTTCGGGCAACCTTCGCAAGCCGGACGCTCACACAGCTCGACTTGAGCCACAACATGCTCACAGGACCGGTCAGCTTCCTCGGCAATCTCCGAGAGCTTGAAGAGATCCGACTCAACGGAAATGGCTTTACGGGCCCCTTGCCAGACTTCAGTGGCCATTGGAGTCTCACATTGGTCGATTTAGCACACAACCGTCTTACTGGTGTCGTGCCCGCGTCCCTGGTCCAACTGGGAGGCCTGCGCTCAGTGTCGATCAAGCATAATTTGTTCCAAGGTGCTGTTCCGGAATTCGCAGGATCAGTCCTGACTGACATCGCTGAGGCAGCATCAAATGAGAGCTTCTGCCGGCCACAGCCTGGACCGTGTGACAGGCGTGTCCAGTCCTTCATCGCCATCGCCGGGGGTTTTCGATTCCCGGAGGATCTTGCGGCGAGCTGGAAGGGTAACGACCCATGTGATCGGTGGCTCGGCATCTACTGCAACAAGAACGGCGAGATCACCGGCGTGAACTTTGGCCACCTCAAGTTCAACGGCACTCTTCATCCGGCTTTCGGTGATCTAAAATCCCTGATGATGATCATTGTCGCCGGCAACAACCTCACAGGTACTGTGCCTCCGTCGATCGCCGCATTACCATCTTTGAGGATCATCGACGTCTCCGACAACTCACTGTCGGGCACCATGCCGACATTCCGTAGCGGCGTGATGATCTGGGCTGGAGGCAACAAGAATCTCACCGTTGCAGGCGCCTCCCGGCTGTGCATCACGGACCCTATGCGTCGTTTCGCTGCTGCCGCCGCTGCGGCCATTGTTGTTCTAGTGCTTGCTTGA